One part of the Dioscorea cayenensis subsp. rotundata cultivar TDr96_F1 chromosome 2, TDr96_F1_v2_PseudoChromosome.rev07_lg8_w22 25.fasta, whole genome shotgun sequence genome encodes these proteins:
- the LOC120270301 gene encoding receptor-like protein EIX1, with product MGVKLTAVLLVFLYLQVSLCNGVSINGCRESERKALLDFKEGLKDPGRRLSSWIGQDCCTWSGVQCDNQTGYVVQLDLGNKRPLHNMFQYGLRSEQLEGKINHALLGLKHLQYLDLSMNFFGGCIKDSLEILSWVCSELTGHFPDWLGNLKSLRMLNLYYNSFHGPFLQLRLHSLIKLDISRNAFNGSVPVNLGQLYPKLVFLDFAYNNLTGVFTEAHLVGLAKLQHLGFSANEFRVDFGSQWVPPLGLKMLVMWNTKLGPGFPSWIQKLENLSAAVFSNAGISDSLPDWFWNFSKNLQIVDLSHNDIRGKLPTSLEHLSNLRYVDLSGNSFEGSVPQFPENLVYLLLFSNKIAGRVPKTLCYLKKLVALDLSKNQLIGVIPDCWNHSLHPRLFTFDFSDNKLYGGIPATLCSPSLAYLHLSNNNLSGELPLSLRNCKALRTLDLGQNKIGGSIPTWLAKSLLNLEVLQLRQNMLVGNIPPELGNLTNLRVIDFAYNHLSGTIPYNLGNLRAMKFAPAISYNRKVALVIYDKLAAGYVDNMEVLYMVSSKLVLGYMDSIKVNLKGRDVQYDKLLPLLISVDLSRNELSGEIPEELMYLSYLQNLNLSENHLTGRIPEKIGMLLRVESLDLSKNDLSGTIPTTMIMLTFLSHLNLSYNNFFGRIPHSGQFPALPDPSIYLGNNALCGFPLHNNCENIDGQSSVWSPKDEDEVEKIGFYVSIALGYILGFWILWGVLLLNKKWGFAYFQFVDYLIHATGDCLWK from the exons TTCAATGTGATAACCAAACAGGGTATGTTGTGCAACTTGATCTTGGGAACAAGAGGCCTCTTCATAACATGTTTCAATATGGCCTACGTTCTGAGCAGCTGGAAGGAAAGATCAATCATGCTTTGCTTGGCTTGAAACACTTGCAATACTTGGACCTCAGCATGAACTTCTTTGGAG GTTGCATCAAAGATAGTTTGGAGATACTGAGCTGGGTCTGCAGTGAACTCACAGGGCATTTTCCAGATTGGCTAGGAAATCTCAAGTCTCTCAGGATGCTCAATCTCTATTACAACTCATTTCATGGGCCATTCCTTCAACTCAGGCTTCATTCTTTGATAAAATTGGATATTTCTCGCAATGCATTTAACGGAAGTGTCCCAGTCAATTTGGGTCAACTCTATCCAAAacttgtgtttttggattttgcTTATAATAATTTGACAGGTGTTTTCACTGAGGCTCACTTGGTTGGTCTTGCAAAGCTTCAGCATCTTGGCTTCTCTGCTAATGAATTCAGGGTTGATTTTGGTTCACAATGGGTACCTCCTCTTGGCTTAAAGATGCTTGTCATGTGGAACACTAAATTAGGACCAGGATTTCCTTCATGGATTCAAAAGTTGGAGAATCTCTCAGCTGCTGTTTTTTCGAATGCTGGTATTTCAGACAGTTTACCAGACTGGTTTTGGAACTTTTCAAAGAATCTTCAAATTGTAGATTTATCACATAATGATATCCGAGGAAAGCTTCCTACTTCATTAGAGCATCTCTCCAATCTTCGGTATGTTGATCTAAGTGGAAACTCATTTGAAGGATCAGTGCCACAATTTCCTGAAAATTTAGTGTACTTGCTTCTGTTTTCCAATAAGATAGCAGGAAGGGTCCCAAAAACATTATGTTATCTGAAGAAGCTGGTAGCTCTTGATCTCTCTAAAAATCAGCTTATAGGAGTAATTCCTGATTGCTGGAATCATTCTCTCCACCCAAGATTATTCACTTTTGATTTTTCCGACAATAAATTATATGGAGGTATTCCTGCAACCCTCTGTTCTCCATCTTTGGCTTATTTGCACTTAAGCAATAATAATTTGTCGGGAGAGCTCCCTTTATCTTTGAGAAATTGTAAAGCATTGAGGACTCTTGATCTTGGCCAGAATAAGATTGGTGGAAGCATACctacttggcttgcaaaaagcTTACTAAACCTGGAGGTACTTCAACTCCGACAGAACATGCTTGTTGGTAACATTCCTCCTGAGTTGGGTAACCTTACTAATCTTCGGGTCATAGACTTTGCATATAACCATCTGTCAGGTACCATACCATACAATCTGGGTAACCTTAGAGCCATGAAGTTTGCTCCCGCTATCTCCTATAACAGAAAGGTTGCACTTGTGATATATGATAAACTTGCCGCTGGTTATGTTGACAACATGGAAGTTCTTTACATGGTATCAAGTAAACTTGTATTGGGCTACATGGATAGTATCAAGGTGAATTTAAAAGGGCGAGATGTTCAATATGATAAGTTACTCCCACTTCTCATTTCTGTAGATCTCTCAAGAAACGAGTTATCAGGGGAGATTCCTGAAGAACTAATGTATCTTTCTTATTTACAAAATCTGAATTTATCTGAAAACCATTTGACGGGAAGAATTCCAGAAAAGATCGGCATGTTATTGAGGGTAGAATCACTTGATTTATCAAAGAATGATCTTTCAGGGACTATTCCAACAACAATGATCATGCTAACTTTCTTAAGTCATCTAAACCTAtcatataacaatttttttggaaGAATTCCACACAGCGGGCAGTTCCCAGCGCTTCCAGATCCTTCTATCTATCTTGGAAATAATGCCCTTTGTGGTTTTCCATTGCATAATAACTGTGAAAATATTGATGGACAATCTAGTGTATGGTCCCCtaaagatgaagatgaggtGGAGAAGATAGGGTTCTACGTGAGCATTGCCTTGGGATACATTCTTGGGTTTTGGATTCTGTGGGGCGTGTTGCTGCTCAACAAGAAATGGGGATTCGCATATTTTCAATTTGTTGACTATTTGATACATGCTACTGGGGATTGTCTTTGGAAGTGA